In the Chroococcidiopsis sp. SAG 2025 genome, one interval contains:
- a CDS encoding valine--tRNA ligase gives MTATIPNLPSLYDPFTTEAKWQKFWEDNQVYKADPQRGGEPYCIVIPPPNVTGSLHMGHAFDNTLIDSLIRYHRMKGYNALYLPGTDHASIAVHTILEKQLQAEGKTRYELGREKFLERAWQWKDSSKGTIVGQLRRLGVSVDWSRERFTMDEGLNKAVVEEFVRFHEEGLIYRSKYLVNWCPATQSAVSDLEVENKEVNGHLWHFRYPLTDGSGSVEVATTRPETMLGDTAVAVNPNDDRYKHLIGKTLTLPIMQREIPVIGDEFVDPEFGTGCVKVTPAHDPNDFEMGQRHDLPFINIMNKDGTLNENAGDFQGQDRFVARKNVVQRLETEGFLVKVEEYKHAVPYSDRGKVPIEPLLSTQWFVKIRPLADRTLSFLDDKNSPQFVPQRWTKVYRDWLVKLRDWCISRQLWWGHQIPAWYAVSETGGEICDNTPFVVARSEAEAREKALSQFGTDVKLEQDPDVLDTWFSSGLWPFSTLGWPDRTEDLEFYYPTATLVTGFDIIFFWVARMTMLGGHFTGQMPFKDVYIHGLVLDENGKKMSKSAGNGIDPLLLMDKYGTDALRYTLVKEVVGAGQDIRLDYNREKDESASVEASRNFANKLWNAARFVMMNLDGKTPQQLGSPESHLLYGRVHQASPTETNILGESAPTTPDSLQLSDRWILSRYHQVVKQTTDYIDSYGLGEAAKGLYDFIWGDFCDWYIELVKSRLFQKDAEGAASRLVAQQTLAYVLEGILKLLHPFMPHITEEIWHTLTQAEAGQSISVQAYPESDATLIDPDLEQQFELLIEAIRTLRNLRAEAGIKPGVKVKAVMQSESDRERQILTSSELYIQDLAKVESLTITSALDTALEPAIADVVGTVQVLIPLAGVVDVAVLKAKLEKSLSKAQAEAKSLSARLSNPTFVDKAPPDVVQGAKDALAEAEKQIEILQARLRLLK, from the coding sequence ATGACAGCAACCATTCCTAATCTGCCCAGCCTCTACGACCCCTTCACCACTGAAGCCAAGTGGCAAAAATTCTGGGAAGACAACCAAGTGTATAAAGCAGACCCCCAGCGCGGCGGGGAACCCTACTGTATCGTCATTCCTCCTCCAAACGTGACTGGTAGCCTCCACATGGGTCACGCCTTTGATAACACGCTGATAGATTCCCTGATCCGCTACCATCGCATGAAGGGATATAACGCCCTATATCTCCCTGGAACCGACCACGCCAGTATTGCAGTCCACACAATATTAGAAAAGCAATTGCAAGCAGAAGGCAAGACCCGCTACGAACTGGGACGGGAGAAATTTCTCGAACGCGCTTGGCAGTGGAAAGACTCATCTAAGGGTACGATTGTCGGTCAACTGCGCCGCTTGGGAGTTTCCGTAGATTGGTCGCGGGAACGCTTCACGATGGATGAAGGCTTAAACAAAGCCGTTGTCGAAGAGTTTGTCCGATTTCACGAAGAAGGACTGATTTATCGCAGCAAATATTTAGTGAATTGGTGTCCCGCAACTCAGTCAGCAGTATCCGATTTAGAAGTAGAAAATAAAGAAGTCAACGGGCATTTATGGCACTTCCGCTATCCATTAACTGATGGCTCTGGATCTGTAGAAGTAGCAACAACGCGACCGGAGACAATGCTAGGCGATACGGCTGTCGCGGTAAATCCAAACGACGATCGCTACAAACATTTAATTGGTAAAACTCTAACATTGCCAATTATGCAGCGAGAAATTCCCGTAATTGGCGATGAATTTGTCGATCCTGAATTCGGAACGGGTTGCGTTAAAGTGACTCCTGCCCACGACCCGAACGATTTTGAGATGGGTCAGCGTCACGATCTGCCGTTTATTAATATTATGAATAAAGACGGCACGCTGAATGAAAATGCAGGAGATTTTCAAGGACAAGATCGATTTGTTGCCCGTAAAAATGTCGTTCAACGTTTAGAAACTGAAGGATTTCTCGTCAAAGTAGAAGAATACAAACATGCCGTACCGTATAGCGATCGCGGAAAGGTTCCAATTGAGCCACTACTTTCAACTCAGTGGTTCGTCAAAATTCGTCCTTTAGCCGATCGCACTCTATCATTTCTAGACGACAAAAATTCGCCCCAGTTCGTCCCCCAGCGCTGGACGAAGGTTTATCGCGACTGGCTAGTTAAACTCAGAGATTGGTGTATCTCGCGTCAACTATGGTGGGGGCATCAAATTCCGGCTTGGTATGCTGTCAGCGAGACAGGCGGAGAAATCTGCGATAACACGCCGTTTGTTGTGGCGCGAAGTGAGGCGGAAGCGCGGGAAAAAGCTTTATCCCAATTTGGTACAGATGTCAAGCTAGAACAAGATCCAGACGTATTAGATACGTGGTTTTCTTCAGGACTGTGGCCCTTTTCTACTTTAGGCTGGCCCGATCGCACTGAGGACTTAGAATTTTACTATCCTACCGCTACCCTAGTCACGGGATTTGACATCATCTTCTTCTGGGTGGCAAGAATGACCATGTTAGGGGGACATTTTACCGGACAGATGCCGTTCAAGGATGTCTACATTCACGGGTTGGTATTGGATGAAAACGGCAAGAAGATGTCCAAATCGGCGGGAAATGGCATCGATCCACTGCTACTAATGGATAAATACGGGACAGATGCCTTGCGCTATACCTTGGTGAAAGAAGTTGTCGGCGCGGGACAAGATATTCGGTTGGATTACAACCGCGAAAAAGATGAATCGGCTTCTGTGGAAGCATCCCGCAATTTTGCGAATAAATTGTGGAACGCCGCCCGTTTCGTGATGATGAATTTGGATGGCAAAACCCCGCAACAATTGGGATCTCCCGAATCCCACCTCCTGTACGGGCGGGTTCACCAAGCATCTCCAACTGAGACAAATATTTTGGGTGAGTCCGCCCCTACAACTCCCGATTCCTTACAATTATCGGATCGCTGGATTCTCTCTCGCTACCACCAGGTTGTCAAACAAACGACAGATTACATCGATAGTTACGGCTTGGGAGAAGCGGCAAAGGGTTTATATGACTTTATTTGGGGCGATTTCTGCGACTGGTATATCGAATTAGTCAAATCTCGGCTATTTCAGAAAGATGCTGAAGGCGCAGCGTCACGGCTGGTAGCACAACAAACTCTTGCCTACGTTTTAGAAGGTATTCTCAAACTCCTGCATCCCTTTATGCCTCATATTACTGAGGAAATTTGGCATACGCTGACGCAAGCGGAAGCAGGACAAAGTATATCCGTACAAGCTTATCCAGAATCAGACGCGACTCTAATCGATCCCGACTTGGAACAACAATTTGAATTGTTAATTGAGGCAATTCGTACCCTGCGCAACCTACGGGCGGAAGCAGGAATTAAGCCAGGAGTCAAGGTAAAAGCGGTAATGCAGAGTGAAAGCGATCGCGAACGCCAAATTTTGACAAGTAGTGAATTGTATATTCAAGACCTTGCCAAAGTCGAGTCACTGACGATAACTTCAGCTTTAGATACAGCATTAGAACCCGCGATCGCCGATGTTGTCGGTACGGTACAAGTCCTAATTCCTTTGGCGGGAGTTGTTGATGTTGCCGTACTTAAAGCTAAATTAGAAAAAAGCCTTAGTAAAGCCCAAGCTGAAGCCAAATCTCTCTCGGCGCGACTATCTAACCCTACCTTTGTTGATAAAGCCCCGCCTGATGTCGTCCAAGGTGCTAAGGATGCTTTAGCCGAAGCAGAAAAACAAATTGAAATTCTCCAAGCCCGATTGCGACTGCTCAAGTAA
- a CDS encoding TrkA family potassium uptake protein: MYVLIGGAGLVGLNLAQKLVELGHTVAIIDCDPNACRYAREQVGVMAFEGSAVNTEVLLEAGIRKADSVAAVLRQDALNLAMVTLAKHYGVSHILARMRHRDFAEPLRLAGANHIISTVELAVSTMVNAIEYPQVESMMHFEQGQIEVLKLALPNNCYVVGRTVAEIAQDKRFPTGSLIIGYQAHPHEDLVIPNGSTILEPDSTVLIVTKPGSLHQVIDFIEGCR, translated from the coding sequence ATGTACGTACTCATTGGCGGTGCGGGCTTAGTTGGGCTAAATTTGGCACAAAAGCTTGTAGAGTTAGGGCATACGGTTGCAATTATTGATTGCGATCCTAATGCCTGTCGTTATGCCCGCGAACAAGTGGGAGTGATGGCTTTTGAAGGGAGTGCCGTCAATACAGAAGTCTTATTAGAAGCAGGGATTCGCAAAGCTGACTCTGTGGCTGCTGTCCTCCGTCAGGACGCTCTAAATTTGGCAATGGTAACTCTTGCCAAGCACTACGGAGTCTCTCATATTTTGGCACGGATGCGACATCGTGATTTTGCCGAACCGCTACGTCTTGCCGGAGCTAATCATATTATTAGTACTGTAGAGCTGGCAGTCTCTACAATGGTAAATGCGATCGAGTATCCCCAAGTGGAATCGATGATGCATTTCGAGCAGGGACAAATTGAAGTATTGAAACTCGCTCTTCCTAATAATTGTTACGTTGTCGGTCGTACTGTTGCCGAGATTGCTCAAGATAAAAGATTTCCTACTGGCTCTTTAATTATTGGTTATCAAGCCCATCCTCATGAAGATTTAGTCATACCTAATGGTAGTACAATACTAGAACCGGATTCAACTGTATTAATCGTGACGAAACCAGGCTCGCTGCATCAAGTCATCGATTTTATCGAAGGTTGTCGGTAA
- a CDS encoding AarF/ABC1/UbiB kinase family protein → MNVKQVSPNPQQLDSQTGNSYVEVTTDSPVTSTAVVPRHATEIGHSEIEPELALRYEPEAIAAYYSRRPFQVVGRIFAILLPCFAFAFGLWWDKQWGRSLKMQQRRAVQLRELLTQLGPAYIKIGQALSTRPDLVPPGYLEELTQLQDQLPPFDNAIAYRFIQEELGQTPEEIYAELSPNPIAAASLGQVYKGRLKTGEEVAVKVQRPDLRDRITIDLYIIRRLAAWANKTFKRIRSNLVDILDEFGYRIFEEMDYVQEGENAERFTEYYGYLPDIYIPKIYWQYTQRRVLTMEWITGTKLTQVEAIRAQGIDAQHIIEVGVQCSLRQLLENGFFHADPHPGNLLATPDGKLAYLDFGMMSEIKPAQRYGLIEAIVHLVNRDFDSLAQDYVKLEFLTPDTDLTPIVPAFAKVFNAALGASVAELNIKSITDELSNLMYEYPFRVPAYYALIIRSLVTLEGIAIRIEPDFKVLSAAYPYVAKRLLIDPAPELRASLKDLLFKEGTFRWNRLENLLRNARGNQDYDFNIVLNQMIDFLSSERGAFIRDRLVDEIVKSVDAVSRNTLHAVTSRLRDTFDRVPLGNRLAMTIHETPGASSEQQQTLEHIKRIWGILQETRGFDPAQLIPQLAQVLTKPETQRIGQQLASQLTQKAIARLLRELLITPEDNYSNGYKPDARDRLVLPPAKV, encoded by the coding sequence ATGAATGTGAAGCAGGTTTCCCCAAATCCTCAGCAGTTGGACAGCCAAACAGGGAACAGTTACGTAGAAGTAACGACAGATAGCCCCGTGACTAGCACAGCTGTTGTGCCAAGACACGCCACAGAAATTGGACACAGCGAGATCGAGCCGGAATTGGCATTAAGATACGAACCGGAAGCGATTGCTGCATATTACAGTCGTCGTCCTTTTCAGGTTGTTGGTAGAATTTTTGCGATTCTGCTGCCTTGTTTTGCCTTTGCTTTTGGTTTGTGGTGGGACAAGCAATGGGGACGCAGCTTAAAAATGCAGCAGCGCAGGGCAGTTCAGCTCAGGGAATTGTTGACGCAACTGGGTCCAGCTTATATCAAAATCGGTCAAGCTCTTTCTACTCGCCCCGATTTAGTTCCACCTGGATATTTAGAGGAACTAACACAACTGCAAGATCAGCTACCACCTTTTGATAATGCGATCGCCTACCGTTTCATTCAAGAAGAATTGGGGCAAACTCCAGAAGAAATTTACGCCGAACTGTCTCCCAATCCGATTGCTGCTGCTTCTTTAGGGCAGGTGTATAAGGGTAGGTTGAAGACTGGGGAAGAAGTGGCAGTGAAAGTGCAGCGCCCCGACCTGCGCGATCGCATTACTATCGACTTATACATCATCCGTCGTCTGGCAGCTTGGGCAAACAAAACTTTTAAGCGCATCCGCAGTAACTTAGTCGATATTCTCGACGAGTTTGGATATCGCATTTTTGAAGAAATGGACTACGTTCAGGAGGGCGAAAACGCCGAACGTTTTACCGAATACTACGGTTATCTACCAGATATTTATATTCCTAAAATTTACTGGCAATACACCCAGCGCCGAGTCTTGACGATGGAGTGGATTACAGGAACGAAGCTGACGCAGGTAGAAGCGATCCGCGCCCAAGGAATAGATGCCCAGCACATCATTGAGGTTGGGGTGCAGTGTTCGCTACGTCAGCTATTGGAAAATGGATTTTTCCACGCCGATCCTCACCCTGGGAATTTACTTGCCACGCCCGATGGGAAGTTGGCATATTTAGACTTTGGCATGATGAGCGAGATCAAGCCAGCCCAAAGGTACGGATTGATTGAAGCGATCGTCCACTTGGTAAATCGTGATTTTGACTCTTTAGCACAGGACTATGTGAAATTGGAGTTTTTGACTCCAGATACAGATTTAACACCCATCGTTCCTGCTTTTGCTAAGGTGTTTAACGCCGCCTTGGGTGCTAGTGTAGCGGAATTAAATATTAAAAGCATCACCGACGAACTGTCGAATTTAATGTATGAATATCCTTTCCGCGTCCCAGCATACTACGCTTTGATCATTCGCTCTCTGGTGACGTTAGAAGGAATTGCCATTCGGATCGAACCTGATTTTAAAGTTCTCAGCGCCGCTTATCCTTACGTTGCAAAGCGTTTGTTGATCGATCCCGCGCCAGAGTTGCGCGCATCATTAAAAGATTTGCTGTTTAAAGAAGGGACGTTCCGCTGGAATCGCTTAGAAAACTTGTTACGCAATGCCCGTGGGAATCAGGACTATGACTTTAATATTGTCTTGAATCAAATGATTGATTTTCTCTCATCCGAACGCGGGGCTTTTATTCGCGATCGCCTGGTAGATGAGATCGTTAAGAGTGTAGATGCTGTGAGTCGAAATACCTTACACGCCGTCACATCCAGGCTGCGAGATACATTTGATCGCGTTCCCTTGGGAAATCGTTTGGCAATGACAATTCATGAAACTCCTGGTGCTTCTTCCGAACAGCAGCAAACTTTGGAGCATATTAAGCGTATTTGGGGAATTTTACAAGAAACCCGTGGTTTTGACCCCGCACAATTAATTCCACAACTGGCACAGGTGTTGACAAAACCAGAAACTCAACGAATCGGGCAGCAACTCGCCAGTCAGCTGACGCAAAAGGCGATCGCCCGTCTGTTGCGGGAATTATTAATTACACCAGAAGATAATTACAGCAACGGTTATAAACCAGATGCACGCGATCGGCTAGTCTTACCACCCGCAAAAGTCTAA